In Micromonospora sp. LH3U1, one genomic interval encodes:
- a CDS encoding response regulator transcription factor, producing MSQVLLIEDHQTVREGLQLALTRQGHTVHAVETGEQGLARLRTTASDVVVLDLMLPGMDGFEVCRRIRQLGDLPIIMLTARNDDMDVVAGLEAGADDYVVKPVQARVLEARIRAVLRRTGGESRRTGGERSGLEQHGVLTIDRAALVVSKDGTPVSLAPTELRLLLELSHTPGQVLSRQQLLEAVWEHGYLGDSRLVDACVQRVRAKIEADSSAPVFIQTVRGFGYRFGPL from the coding sequence ATGTCCCAGGTCCTGCTGATCGAAGACCACCAGACGGTGCGTGAGGGACTGCAGTTGGCGCTCACCCGACAGGGTCACACGGTGCATGCCGTGGAGACTGGTGAGCAGGGGTTGGCGCGGCTGCGCACCACCGCGTCCGATGTCGTGGTTCTCGATCTCATGCTGCCCGGGATGGACGGGTTCGAGGTCTGTCGCCGGATCCGGCAGCTCGGCGACCTGCCGATCATCATGCTCACCGCCCGCAACGACGACATGGACGTGGTGGCGGGTCTGGAGGCCGGTGCCGACGACTACGTGGTCAAGCCCGTGCAGGCCCGGGTGCTCGAGGCGCGCATCCGCGCGGTGCTGCGACGGACCGGTGGCGAGTCCCGGCGTACCGGCGGCGAGCGGTCCGGCCTGGAACAGCACGGCGTACTGACCATCGACCGCGCCGCACTGGTGGTCAGCAAGGACGGGACGCCGGTCAGCCTCGCGCCGACGGAGCTGCGTCTGCTGCTCGAGCTCTCGCACACGCCAGGCCAGGTGCTCAGCCGCCAGCAACTGCTGGAGGCCGTGTGGGAGCACGGGTATCTCGGCGACTCGCGGCTCGTGGACGCGTGTGTCCAGCGGGTGCGCGCCAAAATTGAGGCCGACTCGTCGGCGCCGGTCTTCATCCAGACCGTGCGCGGTTTCGGATATCGGTTCGGGCCGCTGTGA
- a CDS encoding phosphatase PAP2 family protein translates to MSIGSLYPVGRSPGPQPARPLPHARAAVPLGLRLLAAALCCLLALALTAIVFVRTYPGQWLDGMLLPRAERGGGYEQETALVGPAKTVLATFGSPTLIAALLGGVLLVGVLRRRLVAGVVGVGMVLCAVVVAGAVKSALPRPDLQIESSTTHNSFPSGHVAAATALLLAFMLVLPGWARRWLAVPGAAGVTVIASATMIAGWHRFSDALGGVLLGAAMFYLAAAALAAWSGDRDADGGSDGASLWRGLAEAALGLVVLVWALVVVVPDLAGSVQRGALVAIVAAGASTMFLVGSVVFLVRSTDFAVPLCGRRHPQVQSSTEPRDI, encoded by the coding sequence ATGTCCATCGGATCGCTGTATCCCGTCGGGCGGTCACCCGGCCCGCAGCCGGCGCGACCGCTGCCACACGCCCGCGCGGCGGTGCCGCTGGGTCTTCGTCTGCTCGCGGCGGCGCTGTGCTGTCTGCTCGCCCTGGCTCTCACCGCCATCGTCTTCGTGCGGACGTACCCCGGTCAGTGGCTGGACGGGATGCTCCTGCCCCGCGCCGAGCGGGGCGGGGGGTACGAGCAGGAGACGGCCCTGGTGGGTCCGGCCAAGACCGTGCTGGCAACCTTCGGCAGCCCCACTCTCATCGCCGCCCTGCTTGGCGGGGTGCTGCTGGTGGGTGTGCTCCGCCGACGGCTGGTGGCGGGGGTCGTCGGCGTGGGCATGGTTCTCTGCGCGGTGGTGGTGGCCGGCGCGGTGAAGTCGGCGCTGCCCCGCCCGGATCTCCAGATCGAGAGTTCGACCACCCACAACAGTTTCCCCAGCGGTCACGTCGCGGCGGCGACGGCCCTGCTGTTGGCGTTCATGCTGGTCCTGCCCGGGTGGGCCCGGCGTTGGCTGGCGGTGCCGGGCGCGGCAGGCGTCACGGTCATCGCCTCGGCCACGATGATCGCGGGCTGGCACCGGTTCAGTGACGCGCTCGGCGGCGTACTGCTGGGGGCGGCGATGTTCTACCTGGCCGCGGCCGCGTTGGCGGCCTGGAGTGGTGATCGGGACGCGGACGGCGGGTCGGACGGCGCGAGCCTGTGGCGCGGACTGGCCGAGGCGGCGCTCGGGCTGGTCGTGCTGGTCTGGGCGCTTGTGGTGGTCGTACCCGATCTGGCCGGTTCGGTGCAGCGCGGTGCGCTCGTTGCCATCGTGGCGGCCGGCGCTTCGACGATGTTCCTGGTGGGTTCGGTGGTGTTCCTGGTGCGTTCGACGGATTTCGCGGTCCCGCTCTGCGGGCGGCGTCACCCGCAGGTGCAGTCATCGACCGAACCCCGAGATATCTGA
- a CDS encoding winged helix-turn-helix domain-containing protein — translation MQGTPVASLVIGIASSPAERRHLARLLGASDAFLIVSNVDQAREFLGVVETPPVAAPPTRAMLAEVAPSPQPPPPDLAVDSDRRVLRWRDQEIDLTRLEHDVLLCLVHAPGQIWTYERLHLEVWGNRHLGRGSDMHSVVRRVRGKLARLNAAATIHSVRGVGFRLAPV, via the coding sequence ATGCAGGGAACTCCAGTCGCCAGCCTGGTCATCGGCATCGCGTCCTCGCCGGCCGAACGCCGACATCTGGCCCGGCTGCTCGGCGCAAGTGATGCCTTCCTGATCGTCTCTAACGTCGACCAGGCACGAGAGTTCCTCGGGGTGGTCGAGACGCCTCCCGTCGCGGCTCCACCGACCCGAGCCATGCTCGCCGAGGTTGCGCCGAGCCCGCAGCCGCCGCCACCCGACCTGGCCGTCGACTCCGACCGCCGGGTGCTGCGGTGGCGCGACCAGGAGATCGACCTGACCCGGTTGGAACACGACGTCCTGCTCTGCCTGGTGCACGCGCCCGGGCAGATCTGGACCTACGAGCGCCTGCACCTCGAAGTCTGGGGCAACCGCCACCTCGGTCGCGGCTCCGACATGCACTCGGTGGTCCGCCGGGTGCGCGGCAAGCTCGCCAGGCTGAACGCGGCGGCGACGATCCACTCGGTACGCGGAGTCGGCTTCCGGCTAGCCCCCGTCTGA
- a CDS encoding S8 family serine peptidase: protein MSAGAATILAATCLATISSGAQAAPGGGMGAGAPTGDKIRPELAKQLQAKSEGDFWIRFKDRADLSKASAIKDWSKRGTAVADALRTTAAASQGKIRADLDSSGAKYQTFWATNAIKVSSGSLAMAQKFAGHSEVEGLYAPVAYKVPETTKGTDEKTVNALEWGVANINADDVWSQYGVKGEGITIANIDTGVQFNHPALVNSYRGNNGDGTFDHNYNWFNAADSCAAAPCDNDGHGTHTMGTMAGSDGANQIGVAPGVKWIAANGCCPSDAALVESGQWMLEPLDLNGQNADASKRPNVINNSWGTRDPSNEPFMEDVTLAWAASGIFGVWSNGNSGPACQTSGSPGSLASNYSTGAYDVNNNVAGFSARGAGQNGEIKPNISAPGVNVRSSIPGNAYGSISGTSMAAPHLAGAIALLYSAAPSLVGDIDATRALLNGAAVDKADDQCGGTAADNNVYGEGRLDALALLNAAPTGDIGTLAGTVTDAATGAPIAGATLTLTGPTARELTTGADGKYSTQLPTGDYQVAVAAFGYANTSKSATVAKAATTTLNVALTPVPSVNVTGAVTDGSGHGWPLYAKVTVSGVSGVYDYTTPSNGRYSLKLPAGQTYTLTYESQYPGYQTVTKQVVVGSGNVTANVAVPVDTTSCTTAPGYAFGSDGEYETFDGTTTPAGWTVVDNAGSGQVWKFTDDGDRGNLTGGSGNFAMIDSDAYGAGTSQDTSLVSPVVNLTAVTAPVIRFNQDFNQLNDDTADVDLSIDGGATWTNVLRQETDVRGPKLTEIPIPQAAGKAQVQVRFHYYDASYEWWWEVDSVLIGSQLTCVPVDGGLVVGNVRDKNDDSYVNGATVTSKDRPAEKAVTVATPDDPGLADGFYWIYSTLTGEHPFTATAGNYVSETKQVDIEADWATVANFQLAAGRLKVTPTQLSATLQIPNGKANKTFTVTNTGGAPVEVKFSERDNGFELLRADGSKVTRQQVLGASGAPEQRLTVPTSFAAKASGKEAKAAAAGVVPQAAPWTGIANYPAAIMDNRVVSLDGKVYSLGGGDGTASTTKNYAYDPAAQTWTAIADLPGARNALTVGVVDGKIIASGGWADAGPDSATWSYDPGANTWTELADNPTPRAAAGQAVVDGKLYAIGGCTTASCLPMSNSVVRYDPGSDTWETLANYPKSVAFASCGGIDGIVYCTGGNDGAAAQKSSYAYDPGANTWTAIADAPSDNWASSYAVASGKLLVVGGSQGGAISNAGFAFDPAAGSWSNLPNSNTARYRGGAACGFYKVGGSSGSFNAAADSEVLPGFEGCAEAGADVSWMTIDKSAVTLAPGAKVTVTVGLAANVDQPGTYSGAVAISENTPYSVAPVAVTMTANPPKTWGKLMGTVTGTSCQGATSPLTGAVVQVDSWASSLTFATDAEGKYAYWVDRRNNPLTMIVAKDGWKPQTRQTRIDTTTPTVENFGLAPIRC, encoded by the coding sequence GTGAGCGCCGGAGCGGCGACGATCCTCGCCGCGACATGCTTGGCCACCATCAGCTCAGGCGCGCAGGCGGCGCCGGGCGGCGGAATGGGGGCGGGCGCCCCCACGGGGGACAAGATCCGACCAGAGCTCGCGAAGCAGCTCCAGGCCAAGAGTGAAGGGGACTTCTGGATCCGGTTCAAGGACCGGGCGGACCTCAGCAAGGCCAGTGCCATCAAGGACTGGTCGAAGCGTGGCACGGCGGTTGCGGACGCTCTGCGTACGACCGCCGCCGCGAGCCAGGGCAAGATTCGGGCCGACCTCGACAGCTCGGGCGCGAAGTACCAGACCTTCTGGGCCACCAACGCGATCAAGGTGAGCAGTGGCTCGCTGGCGATGGCGCAGAAGTTCGCCGGCCACTCGGAGGTCGAGGGCCTCTACGCCCCGGTTGCCTACAAGGTGCCCGAGACCACCAAGGGCACCGACGAGAAGACCGTGAACGCCCTCGAGTGGGGCGTCGCCAACATCAACGCCGACGACGTCTGGTCCCAGTACGGCGTCAAGGGCGAGGGCATCACCATCGCGAACATCGACACCGGGGTCCAGTTCAACCACCCGGCGCTGGTGAACTCCTACCGGGGCAACAACGGCGACGGGACCTTCGACCACAACTACAACTGGTTCAACGCCGCCGACAGCTGCGCGGCCGCACCCTGTGACAACGATGGCCACGGTACGCACACGATGGGCACCATGGCCGGCTCCGACGGCGCGAACCAGATCGGTGTCGCACCCGGGGTGAAGTGGATCGCGGCGAACGGTTGCTGCCCCAGCGACGCCGCCCTGGTCGAGTCCGGTCAGTGGATGCTCGAGCCGTTGGACCTCAACGGCCAGAACGCGGACGCGAGCAAGCGACCGAACGTCATCAACAACTCGTGGGGCACCCGGGACCCGTCCAACGAGCCCTTCATGGAGGACGTGACGCTGGCCTGGGCCGCGTCCGGAATCTTCGGCGTCTGGTCCAACGGCAACAGCGGGCCGGCATGCCAGACCAGTGGTTCGCCGGGCAGCCTCGCCAGCAACTACTCCACCGGCGCGTACGACGTCAACAACAACGTCGCCGGCTTCTCCGCCCGGGGTGCCGGGCAGAACGGCGAGATCAAGCCCAACATCTCGGCGCCCGGCGTGAACGTCCGGTCGAGCATTCCGGGCAACGCCTACGGCAGCATCAGCGGCACCTCGATGGCCGCACCGCACCTCGCGGGTGCGATCGCGTTGCTGTACTCGGCGGCTCCGTCGCTCGTCGGTGACATCGACGCGACCCGCGCGCTGCTCAACGGCGCCGCGGTCGACAAGGCCGACGACCAGTGTGGTGGCACCGCGGCCGACAACAATGTCTACGGCGAAGGTCGGCTGGACGCGCTCGCACTGCTCAACGCCGCCCCGACCGGCGACATCGGCACCCTGGCCGGCACGGTCACCGACGCGGCCACCGGCGCCCCCATCGCTGGCGCGACCCTGACGCTCACCGGCCCGACGGCGCGTGAGCTGACCACCGGTGCCGACGGCAAGTACTCCACCCAGCTCCCCACCGGCGACTACCAGGTCGCCGTGGCGGCGTTCGGGTACGCCAACACCTCGAAGTCGGCGACGGTCGCCAAGGCGGCGACCACGACGCTCAACGTCGCGCTGACGCCGGTGCCGAGTGTCAACGTCACCGGAGCGGTCACCGACGGCTCCGGCCACGGCTGGCCGTTGTACGCGAAGGTGACCGTGTCCGGTGTGTCCGGCGTCTACGACTACACCACGCCGTCGAACGGCCGCTACAGCCTCAAGCTGCCGGCCGGGCAGACGTACACCCTGACGTACGAGTCGCAGTACCCGGGCTACCAGACCGTCACCAAGCAGGTCGTGGTCGGCTCGGGCAACGTCACCGCCAACGTCGCCGTGCCGGTGGACACCACCTCCTGCACCACCGCGCCCGGATACGCGTTCGGCTCCGACGGTGAGTACGAGACGTTCGACGGCACGACCACGCCGGCCGGTTGGACTGTCGTGGACAACGCGGGCAGCGGTCAGGTCTGGAAGTTCACCGACGACGGCGACCGGGGCAACCTGACCGGCGGCAGCGGCAACTTCGCGATGATCGACAGCGACGCCTACGGAGCGGGCACCAGCCAGGACACCTCCCTGGTCAGCCCGGTGGTCAACCTGACGGCCGTTACGGCCCCGGTCATCCGGTTCAACCAGGACTTCAACCAGCTGAACGACGACACCGCCGATGTCGATCTGAGCATCGACGGTGGCGCCACCTGGACCAACGTGCTCCGCCAGGAGACCGACGTCCGGGGCCCGAAGCTGACCGAGATCCCGATCCCGCAGGCGGCCGGTAAGGCGCAGGTGCAGGTGCGGTTCCACTACTACGACGCCTCGTACGAGTGGTGGTGGGAGGTCGACAGCGTTCTGATCGGCAGCCAGCTCACCTGCGTGCCGGTCGACGGCGGTCTGGTCGTCGGTAACGTCCGCGACAAGAACGACGACAGCTACGTCAACGGTGCGACCGTCACCAGCAAGGACCGGCCCGCCGAGAAGGCCGTCACGGTGGCGACGCCGGACGACCCGGGGCTTGCCGACGGCTTCTACTGGATCTACTCGACGCTGACCGGGGAGCACCCGTTCACCGCGACCGCCGGCAACTACGTCAGCGAGACCAAGCAGGTCGACATCGAGGCCGACTGGGCGACCGTCGCGAACTTCCAGCTCGCGGCCGGTCGACTGAAGGTGACACCGACGCAGCTGAGCGCGACACTCCAGATCCCCAACGGCAAGGCCAACAAGACGTTCACGGTGACCAACACCGGCGGCGCGCCGGTCGAGGTCAAGTTCAGTGAGCGTGACAACGGGTTCGAACTCCTCCGGGCGGACGGGTCCAAGGTCACCAGGCAGCAGGTGCTCGGGGCCAGCGGCGCGCCGGAGCAGCGGCTCACCGTCCCGACGTCGTTCGCCGCCAAGGCGTCCGGCAAGGAGGCCAAGGCCGCCGCCGCTGGGGTCGTCCCGCAGGCGGCACCGTGGACCGGCATCGCCAACTACCCGGCCGCGATCATGGACAACCGGGTGGTGAGCCTGGACGGCAAGGTGTATTCGCTCGGTGGTGGCGACGGTACCGCCTCCACCACCAAGAACTACGCCTACGACCCGGCCGCGCAGACCTGGACGGCGATCGCCGACCTTCCCGGCGCCCGCAACGCCCTGACGGTGGGCGTCGTGGACGGGAAGATCATCGCTAGCGGTGGCTGGGCCGACGCGGGCCCGGACTCCGCCACCTGGTCGTACGACCCGGGTGCCAACACCTGGACCGAACTGGCCGACAACCCGACACCGCGGGCTGCCGCCGGTCAGGCCGTCGTCGACGGCAAGCTGTACGCGATCGGTGGCTGCACCACCGCGAGCTGCCTGCCGATGTCGAACAGCGTCGTCCGGTACGACCCGGGCAGTGACACCTGGGAGACGTTGGCCAACTACCCGAAGTCGGTGGCCTTCGCCTCCTGCGGCGGGATCGACGGCATCGTCTACTGCACCGGCGGCAACGACGGTGCCGCCGCGCAGAAGTCCAGCTACGCCTACGACCCGGGTGCCAACACCTGGACCGCCATCGCCGACGCGCCGTCCGACAACTGGGCCAGCTCGTACGCTGTCGCCAGCGGCAAGCTGCTCGTCGTCGGTGGTTCGCAGGGTGGGGCCATCAGCAACGCCGGCTTCGCCTTCGACCCGGCCGCCGGTTCGTGGTCCAACCTGCCGAACTCCAACACCGCGCGTTACCGTGGCGGCGCGGCGTGCGGCTTCTACAAGGTCGGCGGCTCGTCCGGCAGCTTCAACGCGGCTGCGGACAGCGAGGTCCTGCCGGGCTTCGAGGGATGTGCCGAGGCGGGCGCCGACGTCAGCTGGATGACCATCGACAAGTCGGCGGTCACCCTCGCGCCGGGTGCGAAGGTCACGGTCACCGTCGGACTGGCGGCGAACGTGGACCAGCCGGGCACCTACTCCGGCGCGGTCGCGATCTCGGAGAACACGCCGTACTCGGTGGCGCCGGTCGCGGTGACCATGACCGCGAACCCCCCGAAGACCTGGGGCAAGCTCATGGGTACGGTCACCGGCACCAGCTGCCAGGGTGCGACCTCGCCGCTCACCGGCGCGGTCGTCCAGGTCGACTCGTGGGCGTCGTCGTTGACCTTCGCCACCGACGCGGAGGGCAAGTACGCCTACTGGGTGGACCGCCGCAACAACCCGCTCACGATGATCGTCGCCAAGGACGGCTGGAAGCCTCAGACCCGTCAGACGAGGATCGACACCACCACTCCCACGGTGGAGAACTTCGGGTTGGCGCCCATCCGGTGCTGA
- a CDS encoding winged helix-turn-helix domain-containing protein, whose product MTRAGQGCPSIPGGAVAEDDEATLNRGDPADEPFPLLIAVTPSPAERIRLAELLDGIAPLLLVADLDELRRLIAAPQQVAAAPAEPAPAAALVIDSARSSARCGGREVDLTRLEHDLLTCLITEPARVWSYAELHRSVWGDEGRERKADVQSLVKRLRRKLNDLGTGATIDVVRGVGLRLTDHQQARVERA is encoded by the coding sequence ATGACGAGAGCTGGGCAGGGATGCCCATCGATCCCGGGCGGTGCTGTGGCCGAGGACGACGAGGCGACGTTGAACAGGGGTGATCCGGCCGACGAGCCGTTCCCACTGCTGATCGCGGTGACCCCGTCGCCGGCCGAACGCATCAGGCTCGCGGAGCTCCTCGACGGCATCGCACCGCTGCTGCTGGTGGCCGACCTCGACGAGCTACGCCGACTGATCGCTGCTCCGCAGCAGGTGGCCGCCGCCCCGGCCGAGCCGGCGCCCGCTGCCGCCCTGGTGATCGATTCGGCCCGGTCCAGCGCACGCTGCGGGGGCCGCGAAGTCGACCTCACCCGACTGGAACACGACCTGCTGACCTGCCTGATCACCGAGCCCGCCCGGGTCTGGAGCTACGCGGAGTTACACCGGTCGGTGTGGGGTGACGAGGGGCGGGAACGCAAGGCGGACGTGCAGTCGCTGGTGAAGCGGCTACGCCGCAAGCTCAACGACCTCGGCACCGGCGCCACCATCGATGTCGTTCGAGGTGTGGGGCTGCGGCTGACCGATCACCAGCAGGCGCGGGTCGAACGAGCCTGA
- a CDS encoding AurF N-oxygenase family protein, producing the protein METADPEGAAVAERLLASSLRTSYDPTVEIDWDAPHTPGAYWLPPHRSSLYGTSLWEQLSEEQRVELTKHEVASAASAGLWFETILMQMLIREYYGADPTSRQAQYALTEVADECRHSIMFGRLIEAMGCPVYRASTVDHHLGRFLKATASGPRMYAAILIAEEILDAFQREIMADESLQPLIRMVSRIHVVEEARHVRFAREELATAVADTGPVGMEYARLLVGRAAYTIANRLVHPDAYAAVGIPPAVGRAAARANPHWRATLRWSAARVYANLADVGLVAGPGRLLWARAGLI; encoded by the coding sequence ATGGAGACGGCGGACCCCGAGGGCGCTGCGGTCGCCGAGCGACTGCTCGCGTCGTCACTGCGCACCAGCTACGACCCCACCGTCGAGATCGACTGGGACGCCCCGCACACTCCGGGCGCCTACTGGCTCCCGCCGCACCGCAGCAGCCTCTACGGCACGTCGCTGTGGGAGCAGCTCAGTGAGGAGCAGCGCGTCGAGCTCACCAAGCACGAGGTGGCCAGCGCGGCCAGCGCCGGGCTGTGGTTCGAGACGATCCTCATGCAGATGCTCATCCGGGAGTACTACGGCGCCGACCCGACGAGTCGGCAGGCCCAGTACGCGCTGACCGAGGTCGCCGACGAGTGCCGGCACTCCATCATGTTCGGCCGGCTGATCGAGGCGATGGGCTGCCCGGTCTACCGGGCGAGCACGGTGGACCACCACCTCGGGCGTTTCCTCAAGGCCACCGCGAGCGGCCCCCGCATGTACGCCGCGATCCTCATCGCCGAGGAGATCCTCGACGCGTTCCAGCGCGAGATCATGGCAGACGAGTCGCTCCAACCCCTCATCCGGATGGTCTCCCGCATCCATGTGGTGGAAGAGGCGCGACACGTCCGATTCGCCCGCGAGGAACTGGCCACCGCGGTCGCGGACACCGGCCCGGTGGGTATGGAGTACGCCCGACTGTTGGTCGGTCGTGCCGCCTACACGATCGCGAACCGCCTGGTCCATCCCGACGCGTACGCGGCAGTGGGTATCCCACCGGCGGTCGGCCGGGCCGCTGCCCGCGCCAACCCGCACTGGCGCGCCACCCTGCGCTGGTCGGCGGCGCGGGTGTACGCCAACCTGGCGGACGTTGGCCTGGTGGCCGGGCCGGGGCGTCTGCTGTGGGCGCGGGCCGGGCTGATCTGA
- a CDS encoding TetR/AcrR family transcriptional regulator: protein MQSPRKDVNGSDPPAASPDGGRKATGNGRRDRWAGHREQRRQALIGAAVQALLRHGPEVDMDQVAATAGVSKPVLYRYFADKSELWVAVSEVVAARVVDAIAPAIEQVREERALVEATIDAYLRVIESQPTLYRFLMRQSGQPGIHQVVAGTSRQVAAGLARVIGDRLRSLGLDAGPAEPWAYGLVGFVQAVGDWWTTHGQPIGRAALTDYLTALLWSGIEGVRASADLPRELTRAHERIVP, encoded by the coding sequence ATGCAATCGCCGCGCAAGGATGTCAATGGATCCGACCCGCCGGCCGCGTCCCCCGACGGCGGTCGGAAGGCGACGGGCAACGGCCGCCGGGACCGCTGGGCCGGCCATCGTGAGCAGCGCAGGCAGGCACTGATCGGCGCCGCCGTGCAGGCGTTGCTGCGGCACGGGCCGGAGGTCGACATGGACCAGGTGGCCGCCACCGCTGGCGTCAGCAAGCCGGTTCTCTACCGCTACTTCGCCGACAAGTCGGAACTCTGGGTCGCGGTGAGCGAGGTGGTGGCCGCCCGGGTCGTCGACGCCATCGCGCCCGCGATCGAGCAGGTCCGCGAGGAACGCGCCCTCGTCGAGGCGACGATCGACGCGTACCTCCGCGTGATCGAATCACAGCCCACGCTCTACCGGTTCCTGATGCGCCAGTCCGGTCAACCCGGCATCCACCAGGTCGTCGCCGGGACCAGCCGGCAGGTGGCCGCCGGGCTCGCCCGGGTGATCGGCGACCGGCTGCGTTCACTGGGCCTGGACGCCGGCCCCGCGGAGCCATGGGCGTACGGCCTGGTGGGCTTCGTGCAGGCGGTCGGCGACTGGTGGACCACGCACGGCCAGCCGATCGGCCGGGCCGCCCTCACCGACTACCTGACCGCTCTGCTGTGGAGTGGAATCGAGGGGGTGCGGGCCAGCGCCGACCTGCCGCGCGAGCTGACCCGCGCCCACGAGCGGATCGTGCCGTGA
- a CDS encoding DUF4873 domain-containing protein, producing the protein MSYHGPAGVEGTSVRVHLSGRWEPVDGRYHWGGRIEPEPRVARLLRSGRRDVELRIADRVRPARLAEVDPWGGVRITGVGDPPWPPVADPTAAPELTEE; encoded by the coding sequence GTGAGCTACCACGGCCCGGCGGGCGTCGAGGGCACCTCGGTCCGGGTGCACCTCAGCGGGCGGTGGGAGCCGGTCGACGGCCGCTACCACTGGGGTGGGCGGATCGAGCCCGAGCCACGGGTGGCCCGCCTACTGCGCTCCGGTCGGCGCGACGTCGAGTTGCGCATCGCCGACCGCGTCCGACCCGCCCGGCTGGCCGAGGTCGATCCGTGGGGCGGCGTACGAATCACCGGCGTGGGCGATCCACCCTGGCCGCCCGTGGCCGATCCGACTGCCGCACCCGAGCTCACGGAGGAGTGA
- a CDS encoding flavin-containing monooxygenase, producing METDVAIIGAGFGGLGAAIRLQRAGFTDFLVFDRGEDVGGTWRDNSYPGCACDVPSHLYSFSFAPNPRWSNTFSGQAEIWDYLRGCVDRFGIRPKLRMRHEVLEARWDDQRQRWLLRTSGGDHTARVLICAAGPLSDPAIPDLPGIDEFAGTVFHSARWRHDHDLTGRRVAVIGTGASAVQLVPQIQPTVEKLALFQRTPAWIMPRLSRRISRVEKAAFRTVPGAQRAVRAGLYLVRESMGLGFLHPAVNRLASRLSLRTLRRQVTDPHLRDKLTPRYAMGCKRVLISNDYWPSLAQPNVDVVTAGIARIVPDGLLTADGVHHPADTIIFGTGFHVTDSPVVRRIHGRGGRSLGEAWTPSMHAYRGTTIAGFPNLFFLLGPNTGLGHTSVVLMIEAQLRLVVAALRHMRAKDIQAIEPTGDAQRRWTEQIDQKMTGTVWATGCQSWYLDATGRNTTIWPGFATSFRLRLRRFRPADYRVATTGNTPNETEREHADAV from the coding sequence ATGGAGACAGACGTTGCCATCATCGGCGCCGGCTTCGGAGGCCTGGGCGCCGCCATCCGCCTACAGCGGGCCGGTTTCACCGACTTCCTCGTCTTCGACCGGGGTGAGGACGTCGGCGGTACCTGGCGTGACAACAGCTACCCCGGCTGCGCCTGCGACGTCCCGTCGCACCTCTACTCGTTCTCCTTCGCTCCCAACCCCCGCTGGTCGAACACCTTCTCCGGTCAGGCGGAAATCTGGGACTACCTGCGCGGCTGTGTCGACCGCTTCGGCATACGCCCGAAGTTGCGGATGCGCCACGAGGTGCTGGAGGCACGCTGGGACGACCAGCGCCAACGCTGGCTGCTGCGCACCTCCGGCGGCGACCACACCGCCCGGGTCCTGATCTGCGCCGCCGGCCCGCTCAGCGACCCCGCCATCCCCGACCTGCCCGGGATCGACGAGTTCGCCGGCACGGTCTTCCACTCCGCCCGTTGGCGGCACGACCACGACCTGACCGGACGCCGCGTCGCGGTGATCGGCACCGGCGCCTCGGCGGTCCAACTCGTGCCACAGATCCAGCCGACGGTCGAGAAGCTGGCGCTCTTCCAGCGCACCCCCGCCTGGATCATGCCGCGGCTGTCGCGCCGGATCAGTCGGGTCGAGAAGGCCGCGTTCCGCACGGTTCCCGGGGCGCAGCGGGCCGTCCGGGCAGGGCTCTATCTGGTACGCGAGAGCATGGGCCTGGGCTTCCTGCACCCGGCGGTCAACCGCCTCGCCTCGCGCCTGTCCCTGCGTACGCTGCGGCGTCAGGTCACCGACCCGCACCTGCGGGACAAGCTCACCCCGCGGTACGCGATGGGCTGCAAGCGGGTCCTGATCTCCAACGACTACTGGCCGTCGCTCGCCCAGCCGAACGTCGACGTGGTCACCGCCGGCATCGCCCGGATCGTGCCGGATGGCCTGCTGACTGCCGACGGCGTACACCACCCGGCGGACACCATCATCTTCGGCACCGGCTTCCACGTCACCGACTCCCCCGTCGTGCGGCGCATCCACGGCCGGGGCGGGCGCAGCCTGGGCGAGGCGTGGACCCCGAGCATGCACGCGTACCGGGGCACCACCATCGCCGGCTTCCCCAACCTGTTCTTTCTCCTCGGCCCGAACACCGGGCTGGGGCACACCTCCGTGGTGCTGATGATCGAGGCGCAGTTGCGCCTGGTGGTCGCGGCGCTGCGACACATGCGGGCCAAGGACATCCAGGCCATCGAGCCCACCGGTGATGCCCAGCGGCGCTGGACCGAACAGATCGATCAGAAGATGACCGGCACCGTGTGGGCGACCGGCTGTCAGAGCTGGTACCTCGACGCCACCGGCCGTAACACCACCATCTGGCCGGGTTTCGCCACGAGCTTCCGGCTGCGGCTGCGCCGGTTCCGCCCGGCCGACTACCGGGTGGCGACGACCGGTAACACCCCTAACGAGACAGAACGGGAGCACGCCGATGCGGTATGA